GACGACGGCGACGGTGCTCGCCCAGTCGATCTTCCGCGAGGGTCTGAAGAACGTCGCCGCCGGCTCCAACCCCATGGAGCTGAAGCGTGGCATCGATCGTGCCGTCGAGACGATGGTGGAAGAGATCAAGAAGATCTCGAAGCCGGTCAAAGGCAAGATGATCGCTCAGGTGGGAACCATCTCGGCGAACGGGGACGAGACCATCGGAAGCATCATCGCCGAAGCCATGGAAAAGGTCGGCAAGGACGGCGTGATCCAGGTCGAGGAGGCGCGAACGCTCGAGACGAGTCTCGATATCGTCGAGGGCATGCAGTTCGACCGCGGCTATCTGTCTCCTTACTTCGTGACGGATCCCGAGCGGATGGAGTGCGTCCTGGAGGACGCTCTCGTGCTCGTCCACGAAAAGAAGGTCTCGAACATGAAGGACCTCCTCCCCGTCCTGGAGAAGGTCGCCCAATCGGGAAAACCGCTGCTCATCGTCGCCGAGGACGTCGAGGGTGAGGCGCTGGCGACGCTCGTCGTGAACAAGCTTCGTGGAACGCTGAAAGCGGCGGCGGTGAAAGCTCCTGGTTTCGGAGATCGGCGCAAGGCCATGATGGAGGACATCGCCATCCTGACGGGCGGCAAGGCGATCTTCGAGGATCTCGGCATCAAGCTCGAGAATCTTCAAATGCAGGACCTCGGGAAGGCTAAGAAGGTGATCATCACCAAGGAAGACACCACCGTCGTCGAAGGCGCGGGGAAGAAGTCCGACATCGAGGGTCGCATCAAGCAGATTCGCAACCAGATCGAAGAGACCACGTCGGATTACGACCGTGAGAAGCTCCAGGAACGCCTGGCGAAGCTCGTCGGCGGCGTAGCGCTCATCAAGGTCGGTGCGGCGACCGAGACCGAGATGAAGGAGAAGAAGGCCCGGGTCGAGGATGCGATGCATGCTACCAAGGCCGCTGCCGAGGAAGGCATCGTGCCTGGCGGCGGCGTCGCTCTGTTGCGCGCCGGCGGAGTCCTCAAGAAGCTCCAGAAAGACAGCAGCCTGAGCGACGACGAGCGCATCGGCGTCGGCATCGTCGCCCGTGCGGTCGAGGAGCCCATGCGCTGGATCGCGCAGAATGCTGGCGCGGAAGGCTCCATCGTGGTCAACAAGGTGCGAGAGCTCGAGGATGAACAGGGCTTCAACGCTCAGAAGGGCAAGTACGAGAACCTGGTCAACTCGGGCGTCATCGATCCGACGAAAGTCGTTCGCTACGCGCTCCAGAACGCGAGCTCGATCGCCGGACTCATGCTGACGACGGAAGCCCTCGTAGCCGAGCTTCCCGAAAAGGAAGAGAAGAAGGGCGGCGGCGGCGGCATGCCTCCGGGCATGGGAGACATGGGAGACTACTAACCAAACTTCCGAAAAGACGCCCCGGTTGCCTCGTGCGACCGGGGCTTTTTTTTCGAGACCGCGTGACCGGCCAGTGTTTGTCGCCACGCGGGGGCCTCTGGATGTGAATTCGGCGCTCTGAAGCCAGAAGTGCCGTCTGGCCATCCCCCGGATTCTTTGCCAGAATATTATCAATGGCCTCCTTCAGCAGGTTGGCCCTTCCCGAGGGCATTCCGGTTCGAGTGAGCAACTTCGTTACCACCGGGAATGGCAGAATCATGAATCTTTCGGCCTCGGGTGCCTACGTTGCGACTGACCTGTTTCTCCTCCCTCAGGCGCGCGTTCGCCTTCAGGTCGTCCTGCACGAAGAAAAGCGATGGATCGAGACCGACGCGGTCGTCGTCTGGGAGAATCGTGCTTCCAGCAAGCGGCCTAACGGGCTTCCGGCCGGCTATGGCGTACGATTCGTCAACCTCGACGCTGACTCCGAAGCCGTGATTTCGCGAGTGCTGGGGCTCGAGATCTCCCAACCGGAAGCCTCGAGTGAGACCTCCGAGCCCTTCGACGCGACACCATCGCCGTCCCCGGTGGACCTCGGCGGGATGGCGGACGAGCCGGACGTTCCCCCGTTTCCTCTTCGGAGGGAAGTCGTTGTCCAGAAGGCCGACGAGCTTCCCGGTGTGTTCGTCCTTTCGTACGATCGCACTCAAGAGGCCCGTGTCGGCCGAACCGATACCGACCTGCAAGCGGCGCTCAGCTCTTTGATCGGAATGTACGCTTACTTCTATGCCGAGGTCATCGAAAAAGACGACGAACGCTACCTGCGGGAGTGCGAGCTCTACCACCTGCTCGGCGGCGACCGCGGCCAGCTCGACAACACCGATCATCCGACTCCCCCACCGAACGTCGACATCCGCTGCCCGGCATGCGTCAAGGAACGCGTCCACTGACCCAGCCTGCTCTCCGATAGTTTCCCGCTTGGCGGAGACTCGTCCTCGAGGCCCACGCAAACGCCTCCGCGCTAGAATGCCACGATGCACCTCACGGCATCACTCTCGATCGTGGCACTCCTCTTCGCCGGTGAGGATTGGCCTCAATGGCGAGGGCCGAATCGCGACGGCTTGTCCCGTGAGACGGGACTCGTATCCGCCTGGCCTCCAGCCGGTCCTCCACTCGTCTGGACGGCGCGGGGTCTCGGCACCGGCTACTCGACCGTTACCGTGTCCGGAGGCCGCATCTTTACGCTCGGCGCTTCCCGTGACCGGGAGTACGTCATTGCGCTCGACGAACGAACCGGCAAGGAGCTTTGGCGCGCGCGGAACGGGGCCCGCTACCCGAACAACCGGGGTGACGGGCCTCGGGGAGCGCCTACCGTCGACGGGGATCGCGTCTACGCGCTGGGCGGAGAAGGAGATCTATCCTGTATCGATGCTGTCTCGGGAAAGGTCATCTGGCACGTCAACCTGCTGGAACGGTTTCGCGCGGGGAACATCAGCTGGGGGATCAGCGAATCCCCCCTGGTGCTCGAGGATCGGGTACTGGTAAACGCCGGTGGACGTAACGCCTCGATCGTCGCTCTCGACAAGGACGATGGATCGGTTCTCTGGACGAGCGAGAGCGATGAGGCAGGGTATTCGTCGGCGGTCATTGCAACGATCCGCGGCGTGCGGCAGGCGGTCTTCTTCACCGGCGAGCGCGCTCTCGGCGTTCGCGTCGACGATGGAACGCTTCTGTGGAGCTACCGGCGGGTCTCGAATCGCACGGCGAACATCGCGACACCGATCGTCAAGGGGAACCACGTCTTCGTCTCGTCGGACTACGGAACCGGCTGCGCCCTTCTCGAGATCGAAGGGGGCCCGGGGGGCATGACGGCACGGGAGGTCTACTTCAATCGGGACATGAAGAACCACCATAGCAGCTCGGTCCTCGTCGGCGACACGCTCTACGGCTTTTCGAGCAGCATCCTCACCGCACTCGACTTCGCCAGCGGAGAAGTCTTGTGGCGCGACCGGAGCGTGGGAAAGGGCTCGCTCGTCTACGCCGATGGCCACCTGTATGCATTCAGCGAGGACGGTGTGGTCGGGCTCATCGAGGCGAACCGGGAAGAGTATCGCGAGAAGGGACGATTCGAGCTCCCGGCGCGCTCTTCGTTACCGAGCTGGTCTCACCCGGTCATATCGGACGGCCGGCTCTATCTGCGAGATCAAGACACGCTCTTTGCTTACCGCATAGCCCCATAACAAAACGCTTACCGACGCGGCACTCCGGCAACGCGGGTTGCGGAGTTGCAACGATCGCGCCTGCCTTTCCAGAGAAAACCCGCAGCTGCCCTTCGTAGTCGATCTGGCACGGCTCGTGCTCGACCCCAAAAGCGAAAGGAGGCTCCCATGTGGTTTCGAGGCCTCGTCGCAATCTGTCTCATCGGGTTTCTGCTCCAGACCGTCGTCGTGCTCTCCCGGTTCGGCTATCTCGGCTTTTTCGAGACCGCGACTTCGAACGCCGTCGTCCTGCAGTTCTTCGTCGACTTGATCCTCTGCTTGAGTCTGGTCGCGCTCTGGATCTATCGCGACGCCCGGAAGCTCGGCCTCTCTCCGTGGCCCTTCATCCTCATCGGCGGACTCTTCGGTGTCGCGGGACCGCTCGCCTACCTGCTCAAACGTCCACGCGTCGCCAAGGAAGGGGGCGAGACCGAATTTGTCATCTCCCCCCTGATCGCCGGCTTGGCTCTCGCGCTGTTCACGGCGTTCACGCTCGTCGTCCTCGCGCGCCACGGCTACGTGACGTTCGCCTTCTACGCAGGGGCGAACGAAGCAACCGAGCTTCTGTTCATCGATCTCGCACTCAGCACTCTTTTCGTAACCGTGCTCTTGGTGCGGGACGCACGTGCGGTCGGTGGGTCTTTCTTGCCCTTTCTCCCGCTCGCTTTCTTCTTCGGCGCGATCTCCCCTCTTCTCTATCTCACGACACGTCGTTTCCCGCGCCGGATCCAGAGGCTCGCCGGATCGGGCGCCATCCCTCTCGCGGCTTTCGCGATGACGCTCGGAGCCGGTCACGCCGATCTTCGTAATGCCGCGGTTCGGAGCTCGGACCGAGAGTCCGAACGCCGCGGCCGCGAGCGCCTGGAACGGCTCGCGGATAGACACGGGCTTTCGGCGTTCCTTGGGCACGTCACCATGGAGACGGTCGCGCGGGACCTGTGGCCCTCGGGTTCCGCCTGGTGGCCCGAGAACGAGCAACGCTTCCGTGCCCAGGCGCTCCTCGGCACGTTCACCTCGCGCGTGGAGCTCCTGGACGGTCCGGCTGAAGGCGAGCTCTGGGGCCTTCAAGCCTGGGCGCCGTACAAGAGAAAGCGCTCCGAAGCGACACTGACGTATCTCGAGGAAGACGACGGCGCCCTCACCTTCTACCTGCCGACGCTTCAGTACTTCAACGAGCTTCCCTTCCGTCTGCTGAACGCGACCGTCGTGCGGTACGGCGGAACGGTGCGTCACCGCGGCCGTCGCTACGACCTGGTCTTCGTCACCTGGGGGCGGCCCGAGCCCCAGCCCGATCTCGATCAATACGTGTTGTGGATCGACCGCGAGACGGGGCTTCTCACCAAGGCCCGCTACACGGTAAGGGAGGCCGTGCCGCGCATGCCGCCGAGCCAACAAGAGCTGTTCCGTCCTCTCGTGGCGGGAACCATCCACTTCGAGAACTACCGGGAGATCGCGGGTGTTCAAGTTCCCTTCACACAGACGATCACGCTCCCGCCCCCAGAGCTCACGCGTTACCCCCTCTCGGAGCACTTCTTTCACCGGCTCACGATCGAGGAAGCGGCATTCGACACCGTTTCTCGTGAGGACCTCGTTCCCGATCCGTCCCGTGGAGAGCCAGGGGACCGAAAGCCTGCCGAGTGACTAAAATGCACCACATGAGGGGAAAGAGATGGACTTTCGCCGCTGCGGCATTCGGTCTCGGACTTCTCTACACCGGGGTGCTGGCAATCATGGGGGTCGAGGTGCGCGTTGGAGGGCGAGACGTCGCCCTTCCCGTCGCGGCGGCGACCGAGCTCGCTTTCGGCCTTTTCGGCTTCATGCTTGGAACGAGCGCGGAATCGCGGGAATCGGAGCGGAAGCTTGCGGCGCTTCAGTCGCGGCTGCTGCACGCCGAGAAGCTCGCGGCCGTGGGCCAGCTGGCGAGCCGGATCGCCCACGAAGTACGAAATCCTCTCGCGATCGTACGCTCCATGATCCAAAACCTGGGCGAAGGGGCATCACCTGCTCCCGAAGACGTCGGAGCGACCTGCCGGCAAGTCATCGACGAAATCGATCGTCTCGATCGGGTGACGTCGTCACTGGTGGGGCTGAGCCGCCCGCACGCGCCTCGCTTGTCACCGATCGCCGCTCCCGAGCTCTTGTCCCGCGTCGAATGGCTTTCCCGTCGGTTCCTCGAAGGCCGGCGCGTTTCGCTGCGCGTCTCGCATCCCATCGACAACACGACGAATAGAGTGCGTGCCGATCCCGACCTCGCTTGCCAGGTGCT
The genomic region above belongs to Vicinamibacteria bacterium and contains:
- a CDS encoding PilZ domain-containing protein; its protein translation is MASFSRLALPEGIPVRVSNFVTTGNGRIMNLSASGAYVATDLFLLPQARVRLQVVLHEEKRWIETDAVVVWENRASSKRPNGLPAGYGVRFVNLDADSEAVISRVLGLEISQPEASSETSEPFDATPSPSPVDLGGMADEPDVPPFPLRREVVVQKADELPGVFVLSYDRTQEARVGRTDTDLQAALSSLIGMYAYFYAEVIEKDDERYLRECELYHLLGGDRGQLDNTDHPTPPPNVDIRCPACVKERVH
- a CDS encoding ATP-binding protein produces the protein MRGKRWTFAAAAFGLGLLYTGVLAIMGVEVRVGGRDVALPVAAATELAFGLFGFMLGTSAESRESERKLAALQSRLLHAEKLAAVGQLASRIAHEVRNPLAIVRSMIQNLGEGASPAPEDVGATCRQVIDEIDRLDRVTSSLVGLSRPHAPRLSPIAAPELLSRVEWLSRRFLEGRRVSLRVSHPIDNTTNRVRADPDLACQVLLGLVANAADITEHAKTSTSTIELGWREAPNEIVFHVRDQGPGVPDEMRERIFDPFFTTKTEGTGLGLAVARELAEVQGGALVLEESTGQFTSFALHLPRA
- the groL gene encoding chaperonin GroEL (60 kDa chaperone family; promotes refolding of misfolded polypeptides especially under stressful conditions; forms two stacked rings of heptamers to form a barrel-shaped 14mer; ends can be capped by GroES; misfolded proteins enter the barrel where they are refolded when GroES binds), with the protein product MAKQIVYHEDARQAILRGVNQLAHAVRVTLGPKGRNVVLEKKFGSPVVTKDGVTVAKEIELEDPIENLGAKMVREVASKTSDVAGDGTTTATVLAQSIFREGLKNVAAGSNPMELKRGIDRAVETMVEEIKKISKPVKGKMIAQVGTISANGDETIGSIIAEAMEKVGKDGVIQVEEARTLETSLDIVEGMQFDRGYLSPYFVTDPERMECVLEDALVLVHEKKVSNMKDLLPVLEKVAQSGKPLLIVAEDVEGEALATLVVNKLRGTLKAAAVKAPGFGDRRKAMMEDIAILTGGKAIFEDLGIKLENLQMQDLGKAKKVIITKEDTTVVEGAGKKSDIEGRIKQIRNQIEETTSDYDREKLQERLAKLVGGVALIKVGAATETEMKEKKARVEDAMHATKAAAEEGIVPGGGVALLRAGGVLKKLQKDSSLSDDERIGVGIVARAVEEPMRWIAQNAGAEGSIVVNKVRELEDEQGFNAQKGKYENLVNSGVIDPTKVVRYALQNASSIAGLMLTTEALVAELPEKEEKKGGGGGMPPGMGDMGDY
- a CDS encoding PQQ-binding-like beta-propeller repeat protein → MHLTASLSIVALLFAGEDWPQWRGPNRDGLSRETGLVSAWPPAGPPLVWTARGLGTGYSTVTVSGGRIFTLGASRDREYVIALDERTGKELWRARNGARYPNNRGDGPRGAPTVDGDRVYALGGEGDLSCIDAVSGKVIWHVNLLERFRAGNISWGISESPLVLEDRVLVNAGGRNASIVALDKDDGSVLWTSESDEAGYSSAVIATIRGVRQAVFFTGERALGVRVDDGTLLWSYRRVSNRTANIATPIVKGNHVFVSSDYGTGCALLEIEGGPGGMTAREVYFNRDMKNHHSSSVLVGDTLYGFSSSILTALDFASGEVLWRDRSVGKGSLVYADGHLYAFSEDGVVGLIEANREEYREKGRFELPARSSLPSWSHPVISDGRLYLRDQDTLFAYRIAP